GCGCATGGAGCTGCCGGGCAAGCAGCTCCTGTTCGTCATCGTGCTGATCACGATGATGCTGCCGGAAGACCTGACGCTGGTCCCGAAGATCGTCATGATGTTCAACTTGCGCTGGTACAACACGTATTTCGCGCTGATCGTGCCGTTCCTGGTCAACGTCTTCTCGATCTTCCTGCTGCGGCAGTTCTTCATGCAGATCCCCAAAGATCTGTTCGAGGCCGCGCTGATCGACGGCATGGGCCACGTCCGCTTCATGATCTCGATCGTGGTGCCGCTGAGCAAGCCGGCCCTGCTGACGGTGGCCCTGCTCAACTTCATCTGGGCCTGGGACGCCTTCAAGTGGCCGCTGCTGGCGACGCGGGACAGCAACATGCGGGTGCTGGCCGTGGGCTTGCAGCAGTTCATGCAGGGCCAGGGCACCCAGGTGCACCTGCTGATGGCGTTCGCGGCCATGGTCATCCTGCCGGTCCTGATCCTCTACTTCGTCGCGCAGCGCCAGTTCCGGGAGGGCATTCTGAACACCGGACTCAAGGGATAGCACCAGAGTCCCTCACCGTCGTCCGTCTCCACCCTCAGCGCCACGGCACCTGGAGGACAGTCCCGATGCGAAGGTCTAGACGCGCACTGGCATTCATCATGAGTGTCGGGTTACTGCTCGCGGCCTGCGGCCCGGCCGCCCAGCCAGCAGCCCCGACGGCAGCACCGGCCAAGCCGGCTGAAGCCGCCAAGCCAGCCGAGAGCAAGCCGGCCGCCCCGGCCGCCCAGGCAGCGGCCACCACTGCGCCGGCCAAGCCGGCTGAGGCTGCGAAGCCCGTTACCGTCAGCAACCCGCCCACCAGCCCTGAGATGGTGGACGCTATCGACCTGACCGGCAAGAACGTCGAGGTCGTCTACTGGCACAACCGCCCGCAGAAAGACCAGGAGATGCTGACGACGCTGCTGGACGAGTTCAGCAAGTCGAACCCGTACGGCATCAAGGCGCGTGCTGAGATCGCGGGGGCGTCCTACCCGGACGTCTACAACAAGGTCAGCGCGGCGATCCAGGCCGGCCAGCCACCCGAGATCAGCGTCGCCTATCAGAATCAGGCTGCCTTCTACCGTGCGCAGAACGCCATCATCGACATCAACCCGTTCCTCAAGAGCAAGAAGTATGGGCTGAGCGATGAGGACATGAAGGACTACTTCCAGACCTTCCTGGACAGCGACCTGAACCCGCAGTTCCAGGGTGAGCGGCTCGGCTTCCCGACGCAGCGCTCCATCGAGGTCATGTA
This sequence is a window from Chloroflexota bacterium. Protein-coding genes within it:
- a CDS encoding carbohydrate ABC transporter permease, yielding MIEAAERTAPRHPSRPTKLTAGGVAIQAVIVVAAVLAVVPFLFMVMTALKSYASVINNVIWPWPPLGGEAPQFGNFAEAIQTIGWDSQWQTFLFFRYLANSVIVSLSIVTGVLVTSTMAAYALGRMELPGKQLLFVIVLITMMLPEDLTLVPKIVMMFNLRWYNTYFALIVPFLVNVFSIFLLRQFFMQIPKDLFEAALIDGMGHVRFMISIVVPLSKPALLTVALLNFIWAWDAFKWPLLATRDSNMRVLAVGLQQFMQGQGTQVHLLMAFAAMVILPVLILYFVAQRQFREGILNTGLKG